The Paraburkholderia sp. SOS3 genome includes a region encoding these proteins:
- a CDS encoding NAD(P)/FAD-dependent oxidoreductase, with protein MRVPLTRIDTTPTLPDSADVVVIGAGIVGVFTAWFLARRGVKVALIEKGLVGGEQSSRNWGWCRQQNRDARELPIATESLRLWQQFEDESGESAGFRRSGLLYLSNDDDELGKWTRWCEFARTAGVKTEVLGSKQANERATATGRSWKGGVFAPTDGTADPANAAPAVARSIIKLGGTVHQNCAARGIETEGGRVSGVVTEHGVIRTKIAVLSGGAWASTFCRQLGIRLPQATIRSSVMSISLARGTLPDALHTKSITITRRGDEAYSLAISGLAKFDPTLQKARYAKDFLPMFANRWRSLSPGNLEGVRSGHEGMGRWRLDRPTPMEKMRVLDPCVNQATLKEIRRRAIDLCPVIGEARVAASWAGYIDMTPDGIPAIGEVQSLPGFVVAAGLSGHGFGIGPGCGHLVADMVTGATPLVDPAPYRPERFEKPVWGKVADF; from the coding sequence ATGCGCGTACCGTTGACCCGCATTGACACCACCCCCACGCTCCCCGATAGCGCCGACGTCGTCGTGATAGGCGCGGGCATCGTCGGCGTATTCACCGCATGGTTTCTCGCGAGGCGCGGCGTAAAAGTCGCGCTGATCGAAAAAGGGTTGGTCGGCGGCGAGCAATCCAGCCGGAACTGGGGCTGGTGCCGGCAACAGAACCGCGACGCGCGCGAATTGCCGATTGCGACCGAAAGCCTGCGACTCTGGCAACAGTTCGAAGACGAATCCGGCGAATCCGCTGGTTTTCGCCGCAGCGGTCTGCTGTACCTGAGCAATGACGACGACGAACTCGGAAAATGGACGCGCTGGTGCGAATTCGCACGTACGGCCGGCGTCAAGACCGAGGTGCTCGGCAGCAAGCAGGCCAACGAGCGGGCTACCGCTACCGGGCGCAGCTGGAAGGGTGGCGTGTTTGCACCGACCGACGGCACGGCCGACCCGGCCAACGCCGCACCGGCTGTCGCGCGCAGCATCATCAAGCTCGGTGGCACGGTTCACCAGAACTGCGCGGCACGCGGCATCGAAACCGAGGGCGGCAGGGTCAGCGGCGTGGTGACCGAGCACGGCGTGATCCGCACGAAGATCGCGGTCCTGTCGGGTGGCGCATGGGCGTCGACGTTTTGCCGGCAACTCGGCATCCGCTTGCCGCAGGCCACCATCCGCTCGTCGGTCATGTCGATCTCGCTGGCACGCGGTACGTTACCCGATGCGCTGCACACGAAGAGCATCACCATCACGCGACGCGGCGACGAAGCCTATTCGCTCGCCATCAGCGGCCTGGCAAAGTTCGACCCTACGCTGCAAAAAGCCCGCTATGCAAAGGACTTTCTGCCGATGTTCGCGAATCGCTGGCGCAGTCTCAGCCCTGGCAATCTCGAAGGCGTGCGTTCCGGCCATGAAGGCATGGGCCGCTGGCGGCTCGATCGGCCAACGCCGATGGAAAAGATGCGCGTGCTGGACCCGTGCGTCAACCAGGCGACCCTCAAGGAGATTCGCAGGCGCGCGATCGATCTGTGCCCGGTGATCGGCGAAGCACGCGTGGCCGCGTCCTGGGCCGGCTATATCGACATGACGCCGGACGGCATCCCCGCGATCGGCGAAGTGCAGTCGCTGCCCGGCTTCGTGGTGGCCGCGGGTCTGAGCGGTCACGGCTTCGGCATTGGGCCAGGATGCGGTCATCTCGTGGCGGACATGGTCACCGGCGCGACCCCGCTCGTCGATCCCGCGCCTTACCGTCCGGAGCGGTTCGAAAAACCGGTGTGGGGCAAGGTCGCCGACTTCTGA